From Triticum aestivum cultivar Chinese Spring chromosome 7B, IWGSC CS RefSeq v2.1, whole genome shotgun sequence:
aaatatgtcaactagtgaccttctgtcagtgaccctggaagaattggtcatagatctatgaccatttcagaccaattggtcaaaagctgttcagggggctccaaaccctaaaccattgcgaccattttggtcagaaaggtcgcaatttccttacacgaaatggtcacaaagcaaacagtgctagtccgctgccttatttctagttgttaatgaccaatatagatggtcatagccttgtagattgtggtgggttgtgatgactaggcgccatctcatcagttttgcctatgtgtcatgtccatgtggcagtttttgccctaggttgtgaagcaacctatatttctgttattcccaaaATTTCCAAGAAaatctcataaatgttttggatcatatcttcatcaaatatgtcaaaaacattccttgcctagttcaaaaataattcgaaaatattcattttcctattctgttcaaagcagcactttgtgaaggaagtaccactttggcatgtccaaatagtatccattttctacagtgctttcctatgcccaaataaccatcctccaccaaatgccagctcagttcattcattattttgagccgagcttcaacatttgtatttatgtccagtctggtactttgtaaagcaagtaccacctaggctcctccttttgaggtcaaaatttgtgaagacggtcttcttagtaactgatcatcctcagccaaaactcacgcccattagccatgtgcatttcccgtatcgcaaatcaaacacttggctgcttattcatgtttgagcatcgatcggtctcctcgtgagaatcttatgttgtgattttcttcctagcacctacctggggagtgcccaacccactagacatacctaggccgcccagaacacaaggcaatgccacggtcacgcggtgaccacgcggccggcatgcgagtttacgtgctctagagttggggccctcggccaccgcccaaacctcgacgtatcgccaccaaaccatgtatttatgattaaataggtacttatgtaactagaaatgatttttgtaaaaaataaatagcaaactatgaggtagttgcagttcaaatttgacccgcttccacctgaatcggcggaaatttgtctttttcacgagaggtggatcaaaactctttgcacccaaccattttgtcaattgtgcattaaatatgtcctagtattttagaaaattgatttggtccaattttgcaacaattatttgggaggtccttcacaaaaaacctccttttgggcactcggaaaatgaaaaatggttttttcatccaaagaaaatgaaaacttccttaggcaacattgtttgccattccaatatgcacccttgtgcacaatatgagatcatttgaacaaactatgccacgaatgtggccataagattgatcattttgcttgaaagccatgaatcttcagagatgatagctcatttctgagaacacttttttaaaataattgtcgtattacaagtttgttatttttcctgggaacttggccacatataatgacacaatgcgaaggtttcccaatttttgattttttttgaattttttatgcccgtttcaaaatgcggtcaaaactgcgggaatgaccgttcctagctagttgttgaatcttgaaatttttttggtgttcctctgattaaataggtacttatgtaactagaaatgatttttggaaaaaataagtagcaaactataaggcagctgcagttcaaatttgacccgcttccaactgaatcggcggaaatttgtctttttcacgagaggtggatcaaaactttttgcacccaacaattttttcaattgtgcattaaatatggcctagtattttataaaattgattaggtccaattttgcaacaattgtttggtaggtccttcacaaaaaaacctccttttgggcactcggaaaatgaaaaatggttttttcgtccaaagaaaatgaaaacttccttaggcaacattgtttggaattccaagatgcaccgttgtgcacaatattagatcatttgaacaaactatgccatgaatgtggccataagattgatcatttggcttgaaagccatgaatcttcacacttgataactcatttctgagaacacttttttaaaataattaccgtattacaagtttataatttttcctggaaacttggtcacatataatgacacaatgcgaaggttttccaattttttgatttttttatgaattttttatgcccgtttcaaaatgcggtcaaaacggcgggcttgaccgttcctatctagtggttgaatcttggaatttttttggtgtttctctgattaaatagatacttatgtacctagaaatgatttttggaaaaaataaagagcaaactacgaggcagctgcagttcaaatttgacccgcttccaactaaatcgacgagaatttgtctttttcaccagaggtggatcaattttttgacacccaaccattttgtaaattgtgcattaaatatggcctagtattttataaaattgattaggtccaattttgaaacaaatatatggtaggtccttcacaaaaaaactcatttcgggcactcagaaaatggaaaatgaattttccgtgcaaagaaaatgaaaactcccttaggaaacattgtttggaattccaagatgcacccttgtgcacaatattagatcatttgaacaaactatgccgtgaatgtggccataagattgatcattttgcttgaaagccatgaatcttcacgcatgatagctcatttctgagaatactttttgaaaataattaccgtattacaagtttattattttttctggaaacttggtcacatataatgacacaatgcgaaggttttccaattttttgattttttttgaattttttatgcccatttcaaaatgcggtcaaaacggcgggaatgactgttcctagctagtggttgaatcttgtaaattttttggtgtttctctgattaaatagatacttatttatctagaaatgatttttggaaaaaataaagagcaaactacgaggtagctacagttcaaatttgacccgcttccaactgaatcggcgaggatttgtctttttcaccagaggtggatcaaaacttttgacacccaatcattttgtcaattgtgcattatatatggcctagtcttttataaaattgattaggtccaattttgcaacaaatatatggtagatccttcacaaaaaaactcattttgggcactcgaaaaaatggaaaaaatgtttTTTCGTACAAATGAAATGAAAACCCCCTGTGTCAATGTTGTTTGACAATCTAAGATATAAAATTGTGCAAAATAtgacatcatttgaacaaatatttgctAGGTCTCGCAcgaaaaaactcattttgagcattgAAAAATGGAATGAAAAATTTGTGTGTAATCAATCATGACAAATTTAAAAGGTCAAAAGGTCTTCAAATTGTTTGGTGCGTTTTAATTGGTTCATAGGCttatcacgcggatcatgcatccaCCACTGTGGGATGCTTCTGAATTGAACAgcagccctctccccctcctctctcaCCCAAACCCTAACTCATATCCCCTCCTCTCCCCCGATCCACTTTCCCCCTCTTGTCCCACAGCCGCCACCCCCAACCCTCTCGCTCCCCCTCTGGATCCCTTTCGTGCCGCCCCCAAatctcctctcctctcatctccgCTCCCGAATCAAATCCCCCATcacctccgccacccccacctACCCCCACCGTCGGCGTGAGCCGCGAGCACGGGAGCATGAGCGGAGCGATGGCCGGCGCGGGATCCCGTCGGGCGACAGCGGGGGGAGGGAGGGCGACTAGGACTGCGGCGGGTGCGGCAACCGCAACTACGCTTTCTGCTCCCTGTGCAACCGCTGCAAGCAGCCGCGCCTCCTCGTCGACCCCAACACCCCGCGCGACTCCAAGTGGCTCCCCCGCGCCGGTGACTCGATCTGCAACGGTACGGCCCCCGAACCCCACGCCCACGCCTTCCCCCTCTAGGTAGAGGTAGAAGCACAATCTTTCCTTCCTTCGTTGCAGCCCTCATGATAGTGGACTAGAGGAGGCTGAGCGTCGTGATTCGGCTGGTGTCCCCATCTAGGCTTATGTAGAGATAAACTCAAGCGGAAAGGGAGACCAATCAGGCTGGTAGACCTAGCCTGGAGGTGGCCTGGCTCTTGTTGTGTTGTATCATCAGTTTACTATAGGATGTGGAAGGGAGATGGATGGTTACCGGTGGCGGTGCCTCTCGGGGTACCCCGGTTAATTTAAGCTCGTGATCTCCCTCAGCACATCGCGTCGGAGGCTTAATGGCGTATCATTTATGTTTTATTTcattatcttgtttaggtgtataTTTGGGCTTCTTACTGAGTTTTGGGTAAGAAGTTGGGTAAAAATATCTCCTCCCATCTCATGTGCCACTGCTTGCTTTTGCTTTCTTCCTTCCATGGGCAGATGCAGATCTCATCTCTTCTTGTTCTGCGCCGGCCAGACCACGACCATGGCAAGCGGAAGGATGCACGACGGGCTGGACAACAAGGTGGAGATCCTGGACACACGGAGGGGCTACCAAACCGGTGCTGCAGCAAGAACGACTCCGCAGCCCATACAGGAGGTGGACTGCATACAGTGCCTTGTTACCACCATTCTATCCTGCTTTGCATTCGCATTTTCATTTCTGTCTTTTTGCCACCATATCGCATCTTTAAAACTGCTAAGAGATTCAAACTAAGAGGAAGTCGTGTTCAGTTTCAGTTGGCACTATGATATCAAGTTTCATCCTGTATTGTTGGTGTTGGTTTGATCAAATAAACAGGGGATTTATTTGCAGTGTCGTTCTGATGTGCCAGCTCATACAACATGCATTAAGTATACAATATCTTCCTATTTGAATTGAACTAGAAGTTGAATTACTATTACGTCTCACGCGTGCCTCGGCTGTCATTTACTCTATAGAACTATTATTAATTGGCCCTGATCTAAAGCAATGTTTGAAATGAGCATGGTAACTAATATCCACACTGCTAATTTATCTGAACATGGTTGAAATGAGCGCTGCAAATTTTGATGTCTAAAATCAATTTTTACCTCAAGTCattaagtaattattttcattacaTCACAGTTAGCTGAGAATATTGACTTGAATATTTTATGTATGCCCTGATGCATGTACACATACGGTTGAGCAAATTCCGAGTTGCAGTGGAACAACCTGGAGTTAGATAGGTTCAATTCTTCTTGTGCAGACCTGCCCCCTCCTGCTCCGGGTTTTCACCAAGGTAAGGCCCAGTTGTCTCTTTTCTTCTACTCTTTCGTCTTCTTTTTAGCGCACCTGTAGTCGAGAGCGCATTATGATATCCTCAATTCGCTTGGTTTGTGCAATATTTGATTGGATCTTGTGGTCGATGGATGGTCGGTAGCGAAGTAATCGGAAACGTATGGTGCTATTCGAATGATGCTACTAAAACATGGTCCATTACCACTGTGCTCACACTGTTGCATTTTTTAAGGATGTATAAGTTCTGTTCCTGATGGTGCTGTGTAGGTTGGTTCGACCGTATGGCACCTGTAGTTGAGCAGCACTTGATCAGGTGTTTAACTCTAGTTTTGGCTAATAACAAGCATGTCTTGGTGATACAACGGAGGATCCCAAAACTTATTTATCATAATGTTGGTTATTGTGTATCACATTGAAAAAGAAAATGCACAATGACTTACCTTTGTATGTTAGGATTTATTCTTCATCTGTTACTCTTCCTTTTGCTAGTGACTTCACTGTCTTGTGAGATTTTGCTTCTTTATTACAGGGTTAAATAGTCCACTGTTTTGTCTGGTCTCTGTGTCTCTCAATGACAGCAATCTGAACTGTTGTATTGTGTGCCTTAAAAAGCATGGCTGCAACCATTCCTAATTTTTGTTTGGTTTGGATTTGGATGCAGCAGGTGCTCTGCTCTTGTGCACGATGACCGGCGTGACGGCGGCTATGTATGGCAGCGACCACAAGCTCATCGATGAGCGGCTCCCTCTCCTATCCCTAGTCCTCTTTTCTAAGATGTAGTGTTCTATGCAGAAGATCTATTTGCTAGTACTTGGGCTCACTGCTGTTTATATTTGATTATTCTATTATTATGTATACTGAAAATGCTATAACGAATTTACTGCTCATATTCCTGTACAAAAGCCCTCGTTCGAATTAATGACATGCTTCATTTCTAAACAAACAGGGAAGTTGAAGATCTCGCTAGGAGGCTCAATTCTGTTTGGCCTGAAAGAATGCATTTGGGTCAAGAAAGAAGAATTGAGTCGCAACTGATTGGTGGTAATGGTTCCCTGCAGagattttttggtatttttttccATATAGAATAGTTGAAACTGTGGTGAGTAAAGAATTTAGCCCACTCTACTGAATCTTTTGGAAGAACAGAAGGTTTTACATACTAAAGGACAGTGTTTGGTTAGTCCAACATAAAGTAGGAATTACCTCATTCTTGCACGAGCTCATTCCATAACCAGGTCAAGTAATAATTTGTATGTGCCCGCAGGGTTCAATCACAGGTGAATGCCGTGCGGTAGTGAGTAAAGAATTTGCATTGCCCCATTAATTGAGTTTCTTTTATCTATTCAACACACTACAACATGTCGGTTTAATCAAATCCTCTAGTAATGCCACAACTTGTCATGGATGTCGCATTTCCTCTGTTTTTGGGGAATTTCGAGATGTACCATTCTCTGTTTTGGGAATTTCTTTGCCATAAATTATTATAGCCAACTGTTCAGAATTGTTTTTACGGGGAGCAAATCTGTATATGCAAAGTGTGTGTGTGTATCCAGTGAGCAAATCTGTAGTAATTATAGAGTATATTATCTTCTTTCTTTTATTGGCAATTTTCTGCTCAGTTCTCTTTTGACATATAGTTTGTTCTCTTTGAATGTGCAGATGGTACGATGTGGTGGTTATCTTTTTTCGTTGCTGGAACCTGGATGTCATATGTTATGTGATTTGAGCCAAATGGCATATTGTAATCTTTTTATTGCTGGTTTTTACGTACGATGTCATGAAGATGTACGTTTGAAATGTTGCTTTGATAGCAAAATTGTATTCCTGTGTACATGCTGCTTTGACAGCAATATTATGAAAATTTCTCAACAATATATATGCACAAAATTGTATTCCTGTGTACTGTGCCTAAATAGGCTACAACCAACTGATGATGTTACtagaacctgacaactgggacccatctaactagtggacccttcttttggaaaaaaataaaaactaaattcgtttagacaaaaaggccacaacccaacaataaaaaaggctgcaatatagggcttggcccatgaacccaACCAAAAAATGACACACAGAAAAAACATAAATGGGCTGAataaatgggctaggcccatgtagaaaaccgaattggaccgggctgaatcttgtgccacatcagcttgccatgctAGATGCCTacctggcctggggaggttgctagtgaccaaaacgccacagtaggaatattttggtcgtaaacgtctacgactttctcacagagaaggtcgctatagtcagttaacgaccctcagcttttgaccttctgtttttggtcaataaaaggtcggaaatgaaaaaccatgacctttcagtgaccaatagtcaaggtcacaagttgacatatttcttgtagtgcttggagaggatggattttgaagatcatgaaagtatgggAACAAGGATAGTTcagctaaggacccatcatggatatgattttgctgtaaatctataaaatttctgagagcgtatcccattttggttgcccgaattgggaagcactttgcaagacgtatgattttcatgagggtatgcttgtcaccatggatcttggtgatcctgacatcgacgaatacaatatggacatttgggtccttgttgatacgcttccaattctaccgctatgtgagtttctcaaatatagttattaagtaatttatattgtttatttcaaaatagttgacaacttatttccattgatagcttatttttattcttcaaagaatgtgcggaggatggtagatagaacctactacaccgatggtgcagaattaacttatcaggagaaaaatcatttgatctcatttattaatgatcttgagaattacaatatctattatcaaacacgtgcacattatggtcaatacgtgccattagtgcacgtgttgaactacggtaacatccatggataTGGCAtcgtaagattttttactattatgacatccatgcatcttttgcataaattcttctaaaactaaactacattgctaactacgaagttattactatgtttttcaacagaaaatcccaaaGGATTGtatgcctcatctgatgtttctgaaaggtcgccttgatgttatgagcttacggccaggtcatcctacgcatCATTGCTGTTCATACCGAATTTCTAAaactgatgaagacatgacaatcaaagattggaaaacATGTATGGTCGATCGTAGGGAGCTACTTGAAAGCAACATGGTgcgaagcgcaaaaattggagacatgataatctccattctccataatggagagttagggcctatcttgttttatgctattttacctaagagagggtagtagatcctatgagagaggagtaggtcctaggcaCAATGTGTGTTATTATgcgctacaatgtgttagagttgatgatgatgatgaggaggagttgtgattatgactagtgatcaacttgctatatgatgtctcattgacgaaaaTGATGATCACaggagttgttatatgacaatgatgtattatgatgataagttgttaatgatatgatgatgatgatttattatatcactgggtgaaagaaccgaaAGAACCgaacatccacttgaaactaatccacagttctttcacccagtgatgtaataactcattatgatgtaaaaacaatctcaaAATTGCTACTATATAAAAACTTATATAGtggtgtatgaatacgacataaaatGAGAAGAAATAGAATAcacaataatagtagtagcgcgggcacacGGGCGTGCTGCTAGTATTTACCAGTAGCGCTTGCAACGAAACACGCTACACTAAGtgtgtatagcagtagcgtgtctagaccaacgctactgctaacatttagctgtagcgtcgtatcagtagcgccgcaccccgcgctactgctaggccaaaaaccagcgctactgctaggcttgtCCCTAGTAGTGGGAGACGTGGGGCTGGACCAGTTTGAGTCGGCAACCGTCTATGATCCGATGTCTTGGATTCATAGCGCATCTATTATTGGCTCATAATTAAATGTCTTAGTTATTCATTTCTCACCGGCAAAAATAAAGCACACACATGACATAGGTCTAAGCTCGGCTTATTCAAGGAACACAAAGCACACGGGCATCTGGGCATGGCGGGCTTTACAGGAGCGCACACGTATGTGCATGCCTGTGAGAGCCTAACTTAGTAGGAAtggtagactactcatatcaacaaggaatTTCATCTTTTTTGGGATCCTATTCGCAAAGAACTTCAAAGTTATGCGTGTTTAGTTTGGAGCAATTTGAGGATAGGTGACCGATCAGAAAGTTTGTCCCGATGCACCTGAGTGAGGACCAGTCTTCCTGTGTACGCTCCTCTTCTTCATAATATCCTCCATCCAGTCGAGCGCCCACCCAGATCCGCAGCTCCATCAGAAATCGATCAACCGATTTTCCCAGCTCCAAGGCAACGTAGACATGTTTGCATCTTCATCCTGACCCTGAAATCAAAAAACACATAATATCATCATCCCCAAAACTGATTGTCTGGCCACCCTTATTACAAAATCGGAATTAGTTAGGGTCTGTCTAAAACTCAGTCGACTTAGACTTGGCGAAGTCTAAGTCGACTGATATCAGCGTTCTGCAGATGCCCCGTTCGATTTGCTTGTCGTTCCTTCGTTTTCATTTGGGCTTGTCTAACGTGTACAGGGCATTTTTTTGTCCTTTTTTTTCTTGTCTTCTTAGGTGGGCTGTTTTTGTCCTTTGTTTTGTTCTTCCAAATTGCTTATCTCGTGTTGGGTTTTTTATTTCTTGCTTGTACGTGGGCAGCCTCCTATTGTTTTTTGTTCTCTTTCTTTTAGATTGGTTTATTCTTTTTCTTTGCATGTATTTGGGCTGTCAAATATATGGGTGTCTGCGTCAGTTCTCCTAGTCGACTTGCATTGTAGTGTGTCTCAAACAAACATAATTCATACAAAAAAGTGTAGTTGTTCTAAAAAAAATGTGGCATGTTTTTATTTCTTTGAACACATATTTTTgccacaaaaaagaagaaaaataaattaaGAAAAAATGTGTGGTCCACGTGTGCGCAAAATTGAGTGGCATTATTTTTTAGATAAATATCCAAAACATCACTAATTTAGAAAAGAAACAATAACACAAATccaaaacataaaaataaatagaaataaaaacagaaactacaaaatcaaaaaatgaaaaattgaaaataaattcacatACTGGAGTCTGGAGGGGCGCCTGCGTCGCCGATCATCTTCTCACCGCCGACTTCTGCCGCGGAAAGCTTCGATGTGCCCACCCCCGTGATGCGGCTTCCTTCCTCGCCCGTTCTTTCTCTGTCCCCGCTCGTCTCTCAGTTCAAACAGTACCGTTGGGGTGGTCTCTAGAAAGATGTTGAGCCTGGGTCCACGTTCCAGAGACTTCAAACAGAAAAAGAGCAGCACACCGTCTATCGATACTCCATTCCACCACAACAAACATGTATGTGTCCCTGGACCTAGACAAAAATAACTATTTcagctttaatatgctcttttttcCACAAAAACAAATTCATTTTTTGTTCCGGTTCCTTGGGAAAAATATTTTCAATGCaaaaaaactttgtatatgatttTTAAAAAATAACAAAAAGACCAAAATATCTTGAAAAATGCCCACTCCCCACTGTGAGAAAATAACAAAGCTAGTTGTGAGATCAGTTGCGTGGCTATAGTTGGACATGCTTCTCTCTTGCCGCCGCCCTCTCCGACAAAACAAAGGCGCTTACAAACTGCAACCaggttagaagacatgcagttgcatgcctattctgcgacatgcaactggcccctcaCCTCAtccaagaaaaaaacaaaaaggtagtgttgcaaccaagttagaagacacATACGTAGCTGCGACCATAttggaagacatgcagttgcatgaaCTACATTTAAGAATGCAAGTGCTCCCCCCCCCCCGGTCACTTGTCatcgccccctccgacaaaacaatgGAAGCCGCTTACAGTTGCAACCAAGTTGCGTGCCTAGCgcgggacatgcaactggcccatCTCCTCATCcgacaaaaaaatataaaaaatgtcgAGTTGCGACCATGTTGGaagacatgcaactggccccttTCCTTGCCCGACAGAAGAAAAAGCTGAGTTGCAACcaaagttagaagacatgcaaCTGCATTACTACATTTGAGCATGCAAGTGCCCCTcccccccgctctctctctctctcttgatgccTCCCCTCTGACAAACAAAGGCCTCAATTGCAACCAAGTTAGAAGATATGCAATTGCGTGCCTAGCATGGGACATGCAAATTGGTCCCTCTCGTCGTCTAACAAAAACAAGACGGGTTGCAACCAAGTTTGAAGATATGCAGTTGCGAACATGttggaagacatgcaattgcatgAATACAATTGGGCCCCCCCACTCTCTTGTCGCCGCCACCTCTGACAAAACAAAGGCGCTTACAAAAATGCAACCAGGTTAGAAAAGACATGTAGTTGTGTGCCTATTCTGCGACATGCAACTAGCCCCTCACCTCATCCAACAAACAGAAAAGGTTGAATTGCAGCCAAAttataagacatgcagttgcgaccaTGCTCGAAGACATGCAGTTGTGTGCCTGGTGTGGGCCATGTAactgggcctctctctctctttctctctgaaaATAAAGGTCCCCAGTTacgaccaagttagaagacatgcaattgcatatctagtgtgggacatgcaactggtgcCTCTCCCCGTACAACAAGAAATGGAAGtcgagttgcaaccaagttataagacatgcaATTGCGACCAAggtagaagacatgcagttgcatgcctagcaTGGGACATGCAATTGGCCCAATATCTCCCGACGCCTAGTATCGGACATGCAACTGCCATCCCTCTCCCGCCGTACTACGACAAAAACACAAGACCAATTGCAGCCAGGAGGGAGACATGCAGTTGTAGATGGGGCGACACTTGTAGCTGCAAAGCCTGGTGTCGGACATGCAACTGTACCCCTCTTGCATAACCCAtttacaaaagaaaaaacaaaggtCAGTTTCGATCTGGGTGTGTGGGCATGCAGTTGCATGCCTaatgacagacatgcaactacctCCCTGAACAAAACAGCAGAGAGTTGCGGTGTGAGTGACACTTGCAGTTACGTGCCTAGTAGCAAACATGCAACTTCTCCCTTCCTGACAAAACATCACAAAGTTGCAGCCGCATTAAACACATGCAATTGCACTCGGGGacgacacttgtagttgcatgcctaTTGATAGACAGACAGCTATCCCCCTCTCCCGACAAACAAACCGTTGAGTTGCGGTTGCGTCGAAGACATGCAGTTGTAGTCAGGGACGACCCTTGTAGTTGCGTGCCTATTGACAAACATGCAACTACCCTCTCTCCAGatgaaaaaggagagagagagagagagagagagagagagagaaatacgATGTGTCTAGTCGCATGTGGATAGATGTACATGTAGCTGATAGTCTGGTTACAAAATTGACGACAATAAATATGAACAATTAAGAATTAATAAAAGACAAAAAGTAAAAATGAAAAAAGCACATGAACATATTTCAAAGGAGGAATATGAGAAAAAAGAGAACAAGAAAAAATGAGAAGAATGAAAATAGCTAATAATTTTAAAAgaacaaacaaaaacaaaaggaaaactaACCTGCAAATTCAAAATGAATTGGCTCaatccattttgaaaaaaatattacaCAATGTTGCGACCGGAAAAAGGaaatgcagcacaaatttgcacgaatcttggcacataGATTAAATGGTTTATCGCATTACCAAAAATTATATGAGCAAACCTTGACCCACATCGTGGAGgaaaataaaaatgtttattgattAAGACATGCTAAAAGATTTAGGGGAACATAGGACACACACGT
This genomic window contains:
- the LOC123157190 gene encoding uncharacterized protein isoform X4 — its product is MSGAMAGAGSRRATAGGGRATRTAAGAATATTLSAPCATAASSRASSSTPTPRATPSGSPAPVTRSATTTTMASGRMHDGLDNKVEILDTRRGYQTGAAARTTPQPIQEWNNLELDRFNSSCADLPPPAPGFHQGALLLCTMTGVTAAMEVEDLARRLNSVWPERMHLGQERRIESQLIGDGTMWWLSFFVAGTWMSYVM
- the LOC123157190 gene encoding uncharacterized protein isoform X1, producing MSGAMAGAGSRRATAGGGRATRTAAGAATATTLSAPCATAASSRASSSTPTPRATPSGSPAPVTRSATTTTMASGRMHDGLDNKVEILDTRRGYQTGAAARTTPQPIQEWNNLELDRFNSSCADLPPPAPGFHQAGALLLCTMTGVTAAMYGSDHKLIDERLPLLSLVLFSKMEVEDLARRLNSVWPERMHLGQERRIESQLIGDGTMWWLSFFVAGTWMSYVM
- the LOC123157190 gene encoding uncharacterized protein isoform X2, with product MSGAMAGAGSRRATAGGGRATRTAAGAATATTLSAPCATAASSRASSSTPTPRATPSGSPAPVTRSATTTTMASGRMHDGLDNKVEILDTRRGYQTGAAARTTPQPIQEWNNLELDRFNSSCADLPPPAPGFHQGALLLCTMTGVTAAMYGSDHKLIDERLPLLSLVLFSKMEVEDLARRLNSVWPERMHLGQERRIESQLIGDGTMWWLSFFVAGTWMSYVM
- the LOC123157190 gene encoding uncharacterized protein isoform X3; the protein is MSGAMAGAGSRRATAGGGRATRTAAGAATATTLSAPCATAASSRASSSTPTPRATPSGSPAPVTRSATTTTMASGRMHDGLDNKVEILDTRRGYQTGAAARTTPQPIQEWNNLELDRFNSSCADLPPPAPGFHQAGALLLCTMTGVTAAMEVEDLARRLNSVWPERMHLGQERRIESQLIGDGTMWWLSFFVAGTWMSYVM
- the LOC123157190 gene encoding uncharacterized protein isoform X5 encodes the protein MASGRMHDGLDNKVEILDTRRGYQTGAAARTTPQPIQEWNNLELDRFNSSCADLPPPAPGFHQAGALLLCTMTGVTAAMYGSDHKLIDERLPLLSLVLFSKMEVEDLARRLNSVWPERMHLGQERRIESQLIGDGTMWWLSFFVAGTWMSYVM